ttttttggtttttttaaaccctcaccttccatcttggaatcaatactatatcagttccaaggcagaagagtgttagggTTATGCagtgaggtgaagtgacttgcccagggtcacaccgctgcaaagcggctgaggccagattggaagccaggacctcccctctctggggcgctcaatccactgagccacccagctgcgccCTATACAGTCTTCTTAAGAGTCGGAAAGGAAACCACCTGGGCCTGTTCAGGGTTCATTAGTCACCTCACTATTTCCAGCCGTCCGAGTGTCATTTTTCAGGGACTTGAGCCCCAAAACCTCTCCACAAGCATTCAGTGACCAATACTTGACCATTAGCCAAGTTGTACAAAGGCAGCCTTTGGGTGACTTATGTAGGAGAAAGTCCAGGAACAGTTCAAAGACTGATTTGAGGGAGACAAAGGGCAGAGCATTCTAGCAAAGCTGCAGCTACTGTCCCTTGGGGTAAGCACGTGCCGCAGACAAATCCCATGATCATCTCGCATCCTCCACATCCCTGCCACCCCCAAGCTGCCCATCCTGTCAACATGGAGACTCCAGTCCAAAAGGACCCGGGAAGATCGGACAGCTTCCACGTTTGCCACTGGATGGGCTCCACAGTCCCAGTGCGTGGAATTTGTATCTCCTTCCCAAACAGGGTCAGCTTTCAGGTCGCAAAGGCCAAAAAGAACCATGGCCCAAAGCAGGTCAGGGTCCTGGGGCTTGCTCCTAGGAGGAGGGGAGCCTTCCCAAGCGAGCGCCCTAGACCCAGGCTGCTTGAGGCCACTCCTTCTTACCGGCTAGCACAGGAATCCTGGAGAACAAAAAGGCAGCCTGGACAGGAGGCTtccccatggtcacaaagctgaGGGCCAGATCTTGGATCCAGCCCCTTCCCTGGGGCCGAGAGGGCAAATGCTCTCCTTGCTCAATCAGAGGCTCAACTCTTTGGGAGGGACcagaaatggagaaagggaaatgTTTTCTCGCTGTCCCCAGGAATGGCCTTCCTTGTCATGCCCCTTCCAAATGGGCAGGACATCTGGGCTGCCCTGCTCTGCGCTCTCGCTCTGGGGAGTCCGCTCTGAACCAGGCTGCCCTGGATAGAGCTCGTGCTCACCGGACAGTATCTGGGATGAAAGACCTGCTCCGCTGGCCTGGCAGGGAGATGAGGGGAAGCGTGGATCAGAGACTAGAGGGCCAGAGACTGTTTGAATCACTAACATCCAGCGCTATGAACAAACCCAAACTGTTCATTAGGGTACAATAATTTATCTTTTGCCTTTGCAGCTAGACGAGGCCCAAAGTCTGAACTCTCCTAACCTTACTCTCCTATCCCCAAGGCAACTAAGCCTGGGGGGTGGCACTTCAACACTTCCTGGAGGAAAAGCCTtctgggggaaaggggaaaagggaaaagatgatAAACTAAGAGGAAAGGAGACTTGTAGAGTGTCAGCAAACGCTACCATGCGGAACTCTAAACTTTAttcacttttatttatatatttaacaatTCTAAAGTATTTACTTCTCGttttgacaaaaaaatgaaaaatagaggaGCACTGCCCCCTCtgtaagagagaagggggataTGTACAGCTACGGAGAGTTACGGTTCCTCCTttacatacaaagaaaaataatattaataaaaaagtgCTTCATTGATCAAAAACAAGGGGGAGGGCCTACGAGCTGCAAGCATTTATTCACACTGTACATCAGACCCAAGAAACCCGTATCGTAACCTCTGGAGACCTGCCACTAGGAAAATGTAGAACTTTCCTTTAGGCGGATTCATCCTCATTCAGAGCCCCCATGAGTGAGGAAGCTCACCCCcagtttccctaattctaactcAGAGGTACCCCTACCACAGATGGGCCCCACGGATGGTCTGGTGAGGCCCCTGGGCTTGTTGGCAGTCAGGGGCCATTTTCTGAGATGTGGGCCAAAGCCAGTCCCCTCTAAAGGCCCTTGCTGACACTAAGTGAGGAGCAGGCTTTCCGTAGGACCCCTGACCTCAGCCCTCCTCTAGACATTTCTACCCTGTTACCTGTTGACAGCTTTGAGTCTAACAAAGCACGGTTCTCCTTCCCCAGAAGGAGGGAGAGCCTGTGGGTGCAAAACATGGATACCAAGAAAAGCCCCAACACACaaacctccacctccacctctcTGTTCCTGCTCTTGTGTCCCCTCTCCCCAAAAACCTCCTGAGTCCTGGGCAGTTTCCCTAGTGATGCGAGGGCAGCTCCTCCAAGTAcattttgctgctgctgctgctgctgagaaGCCAAAAAGGGCCCCAGATGAGGGTCCTGCGTAGAACTCCTCTTTCTGCTGATGGCCGAGGTCAGGGCCAGTCCACtccccaagggaaagaggaatggCAAGTTTGGTTTCCCTTCATGCAGATTTGTACTTTCAGAGGCTGATTTCACCCTGGGTGGGGGAGATCATGATTgtggtgggttgttttttttttttgggggggggggggggtgaggaaggAAGCTGGGCCTTTTGGAACCCTGAGTCCAGATTTCCCTGTTTTGGCCATGACTGTATGTGAATGGGTGGACACTGGGAAGCTGCAGACTTGGCCACTGCCCTTTGGTGGGTTTGTGTTGCTCCTGCCAGTGTGGACCTAGGGCTGGTCACAGTCAGTGAAGAGGAGGGTCCTACATTCTGGGTCAATGTACAAACAAACCACTTGgggaagaatgaaacaatctgcTCATCTGCTAGGCATTCTCACTGTCTGCAGGCTTAAGAGTTAAAATGAGAAAGCcagcccttctcccctcccttccactTCCTCAGCCAAATGCCACGTGAACAGAGAGCTACGAGAGTGCAGAAATGGCCTCAGCTCCCCTGTCAGCACAAGGAGGCTAATGAAGCCCAGGCTACAACAGGGAAGGTGGGATGAGCTCTCACAGGATGAAAGCTTCCCGTTTCTTCTAGCAGCAAAGGTTTCCCCAAACAGCACTACCTTGTTTGGTGGCATGAGGAGTGATTGAAAGCATCGGCAAGGGCACTCTGCGCACCGCTTCTGGTCTCGGCTCctacttctcccttctccccaccatTCCCAATTCCAAACCAAGCCACCTTTGCAATACAGACCAACAGTGGGGGAGCTAAGAGCAACAGGGGCCCCATCTTGGCCCCACCCCCCCTTGCAATCTCCAGTTCTCTAGCAAAACTAAAGACCAAACACAAACCAGAGGATggagaggcagagaaggagaagggcagggaaaagggaagggatctTCCATGGCAGCAGGATGCCCTAGAGCTCTGTGCCTTGGAGCTGGTGGTTCCTTGGCCCCCGTTCCAAAGCATGTGGGCCACGGGAGCCTCTTGGGGTGCCCAGCATGTGCAGAGTTCCCCGGGCGGGACACTGGCCTGGTCCCCGCCAGGCAGAAGCTTCAGTTGGAAGGGGCAGCGATGGGCTTATCCAGTTCAAGGTCGAGGCTGGAGCTTGAGGGCTGCAGGCTACTGTAGCAAGACTTGCAGACACGACTGGGTTCCAAGAGCTGCTGCCTGGGGACCGGCACCTTCTGATTGCAGCAGCTGGAGCAGAAAACATTCCCACAGTTCCTTGAGttgagaagagagagacacaaaAAATAGGTGACATCATCAATGCTAGCTGgtgtgaaagaaaacaaagccCAAACTCAGCACATTCATCTgggactggggggagggggggcgccTGCCGAGCCAAGGAAACAGCTGGGGCTGGCGAGGCACCAGGTACCAACCTGAGGGGCATAGTGCAGGAGCAGGTGAGGATGCTGGCTGAGGGATTCTGCACGACACCTGCCCTAGGCCCAGAGCCAGCGGGCCCTGGGACCATGAAAAGTGCCACAGCCATTACTGCCTCATTAGGGGAAACATGGGcatgcactctctctctctctctgatcctGGGATGGACCAAAGTCAGGTACAACAGTGTCACTGCTGCAGTGCCTCCAATTCCTGAAGGCTAAGGAGGGAAGTGACGGGTGGGTATCTGGAATCATGCAAAGCCACAAAAGGAGCAGCCGTGTGTTGCATGCTCAGAGTGTGAGGGTGGGATGCAAAAGGACAAGGAATGGCTAGGAGGAGGGACACACACCTCTATGCCCGCCCTCCAATAATTAGGTGTCAGTTGGTTGAGGTGCCCAGAGCTCATGCACCTCTGGGAAAATGCAGGGTTCAGTAAACCTCAGAGTGTGCCAGGACAAATTCCTCCTCTTTCAAACTTGCCTCAGGCAGGAGCCCCAAAGACTCCAGAGCCTCCCAAGTTGGGCCTTTCCACTTAGGTACACAACGTCTGAGgttcatttccttattttcttgcTTCTGAAAATCTCAGGAATTCCCTAGTCCCTGTGCATCTAGGCCAACTCTCTCTGGATCTCTGCACCGCACTTGAGGGTGTCAGGTTCCCTCTCTCTAGCCCTGGGACTAAGGTCAGTTGAGACACAGCTGGGAGAGTTGGTGAGTGCCACAGAAGAGCCTGCCTCCTACCCTCACCTAGTTCAGCCAGGAGAGGACCCATGTGTCCCCCCAAGGGAGGACTTGCTTGCTTTCCAAACTTGGCTCACTCCTTTTACCCTGTTATGTACTTTGGTGGGCAGACTCTCCACCCGAGGAGCtcttcatcttcctaagttcaggAAGATTGATGAAGGGAAGGAATGGCATTTGATGGGGTGGGAAGAGACACAAGGACAAATAGCTAAATGCAGAGGGATGAAGGGGAGGAAACACCATGTACTGGAAGGAAGCTAGTCTTGCCTTACAACTCTGCTCCCAAGAAGCATGATTCAGCAAGAGTTATTGCTAAACATGGTCAGCAGATCTGCAGAAAGATGGCCTACCCCTACTACTGAAGTCTTCTGCCATTTTTTGTCAGTTCACAAGCTTGCATTCAATTTGTTAGATCTCAGCTCAGACCCCAACATGCTCCTATGGGACGTGCTATGTCTCTGGGAGCTTCAAACTGAGTGTCTCAGGGCCCTCACCCTTGCCATTGTAGGGACCAGAGGAGGCTCTCCTGGCATGCTCCCCATCCAGGCTGGCCTGGTCCTGTGGCCCCCTCACAAGGCAGCCCCTTGGAATGGAGGATAAGAAGTCACAATGACTCCATTTTCCTTGGCGAGACGTTGCCTGCAGTTTAGAAGTCTGACAGGGCTTGAGACCCCACAGCCCCAGGGAGCTATGCTCAAAAGATGCCAAGGCCCTGACCAAATGAGCCAGGAAGTGCTCTTCCCTGATCAGAGATGTCACGGACTGACCTGGAAAGTGAATTACACAGCAACAGCCCGACTGAATCCTAAATGCCAGTCTCCTGAGAGAGGTACGTGCTCTGGTTTTCCTCCATTTCTGCACCTGCTGGCCTAAGCTACCCCAATCCCCGGGCTCACGTCTTggtgagtggagagagagagaaagagggagaatcGAAAAAGAGTTAGTTTGGAGAAgttatcagagaaatgcaagaCATCACAGACAGGCTGTTGTAAATGCTCACCACATTGGATCAACACGGTCAGTGTCCCTGCAAGGAGGGGAGAAACAGCTCAATGGGAACACTGATGAAAGCTCAGAGAACTGGGTACTTGGGAACAAGATTGGGAGTGCCGCTGCCATGGGTGTTCACATCTCACTCTGCTGCTACAGGGAAACAACCCACTGCTGTCATGGAAATCTTCCGCTCCTAAAGAGCATCAGACTTTGGGCCCATCTGGTCACCTTCAGAGGCTGAGCAGCCAAGCTTGTCAAGCCAGTCACAGACTGACTTCATCCTTAGATCTTTAAAGGATGATAATCCCAGAGGGAAAACCCGTCAGCTCCTGAGTGTCTCTACCCTCCAGGCCTAGGCCTGGGAAGCCCCAAGCTCAGAGCTAGCAGGCCAAGCTGAGTGAGAAGGGAATCTGAAGCCAATGTAGataagggcaagaaagaaagtcTCAGGGGCATGTGAGGCATGCTGGGAAGAACTCTGTGCTGGCCTCAGGAGAGCTCAGGTGCCTCAGCTCAGCCTCTAAATGGTCAGGTAACGTCTGTCACATCACTTCACCTAGGGAAGCTCATACTTGATTCTGAGGGCCAAGCCCACCCTAACACTCTGCTCTAAGTTCCTGCTCCCCTCTGTCAGCCCAGGCTTTGGCCAGTATTTCTTACAGAAGAGGAGCACAAATACTAATGTCGGTTGACTAAGGGCCCTTTGCCTCCTTGACATTCCAGGTTCCAAGTTCCTTCCGATGTTTAAGAGACTATTGATGTGTCTCTAATCAGTAGCTAAGAGGGACAAAGGCCCAGGTGGGACAGGGGTGTCCTGAGGTCACTGGCAGGAAACCCaaggtcctttcttcttttctttgagcTAGTTTCATGGGTTTGGAAAGGGAAgcaacccccccctccccccaagcagCAGCATGATCAAAAACAGAGGCAAAGAACAGGAGGCTGAAGCCCAGAAACTCAGGAAAGACACAATGTCCCGAGGAAGATGCCTCCAAACCAGCAGGCAGAGAAAGAAGGGCTACAGGGGCTGAGGTGAAGATGCCCACATCAAGCCCATTCTGAAAAGGAGCTCTGTTTCTTCTGGCCCtccagggagggaaaggggatgggaagCCAGCCCCAGGCTCTCCTGACCACAGAAGGGGTTGGCAGGGGACCTGGGCTACAAAGGCAGTACAAAGTAGGAAGTGACGTCAGACtacaaagaaggggagggaggaaggtgggTGGGTAGTGGTGGTGGTCCTAGTTCTTTGAATTTGGTGAGCAAACTGCAAAGGGCAGTCTGTACATGATTTGTAAATCGATAGAAATTCAGTCTGACCCCAGTGGAGCTCACGCACAGTGAACGGAGGCTCTGGGGGGTGCAGGAGACACTCTGTGGGTGCTGGGGGCACACTACAATTTCTGGGTATTCCTGGGCAACCTCTCTTCTCCCCACCACCCAGGGGAGGCAGAAGCACTCACCTGCAATGATGCTTCCTACTGGCAAGCCAGAAGGCACTGTCGCAGCCATAGCAGTGGGCAGCCAGGTGGTCAGGGAGCCAACGAGTCATCTGTGAGACAAAGACAGAATCAGGTTAGCCAAAGGGGATGCTGGCAAACGTTTAGCAGAGGAGAGCAAAGGTTGTCGCTGACTCCTTCGGCCCTGACTTGAGAGATTCAGAATGATCAATAAAGGAAAGGCGTCCAAACCATCTCCATCAAATTCCCctcagagaaaaaagaagtagTCAAGAGCTCCCGACTCCCTCCTCCTGCCTGGGAGCCAAGCGGGCCCACAACTAGGAGTGCCTGGTGTATAGGTGATTCCTGCTGGTTCTCTGAGATCGTGTGGAACTAGAGAGCTGGCAGCTGAAGGCCCAGAGTCGAGGTGCCAGCAGGAAGGGTGCCCTGCTGTGCCAGGGGGTCGTGCCCTAGTGGAAGGGGCTGGGGAGCTCACAGATAGCTCGATGGTTAGCAGCAGCACAGGGATTGAGTCTGTACCTCTGTGTCCTGTTTATCCACCTGCTCCCAGCTGGCTTCAGAGAAAATCTCTCTGCTGCAGCAAGACAAGCAGTTCTGATCCACATTGCTTTCCGAGGCGGGGACTGAGCTCTGTTGGCAAACAAACacagctgaacagacagaagccTTGGGGAACAGGGAAGGTGCACGGTCAAGGAGGGGAGCTGGGGGCCAAGTTGCACTTGGTTTGGGGGCTGCTGACTTCACTGGGCAAATGGTCTGTGGGCCACAGCCCCCACACGGGTGGCTTAGAGAAGGGCACCTAAGCATGTTCTCAAGATGAGCTTCGGGGCCAGGATAACCCTGAAGCCTGGAGATGTCAGGGCAGACTAAGCAGGGACATGTTCatggaggggaagaaagggtGCAGCTGTGTTCCCAGAGGAGCCACAGCCAAAATGTGCAGCCCTAAATCAAGCCGAGTGCTCTGTGCATGACCTCCTTTCTCTGAGGGATCTTTGGGGGAAAGGAGAACCAGCAACATGGAGACAAAGACGGTAAGTCACTTTCATTTGAAAATCTTTGGACAAGCCTGCCTTTAATGAGTGCACGCTTACAATGTGCGAGCCAGGCCAGCGCCCAGCTCAGCTCATCACTCGCCAGGGCGGGGTTCGCCACAGGCCTCAGGGCAGCACAGCAGGGCCACGCAGGCCAGCTCCTCCCCTCCTCGGTGACAGCCTCCAAGGGGGGAGGAACTAGGGCTTGGGACCCCGAGGGACCCCACTGGCAGGTTAAGTCGTGAAGGCAAGAATAGCGGGGATTAAGGCCACCCATTAATGGTTTTCTCCATGCGCACAGTCCTGTCTCAGTAGACATCTGCGTGACTCTGGCTGTGCTCATGTGAACCCCACCGAAAGAACCGCCACCCCCGGAGTCGCGAGCGAGCAGAAGGATGGAGCTAGTGAGGCGGTCCCCGCGCAGGCCGGCCGCGAGGCTCTGGGGCCACGGCTCTCTCGCCACCTTCCCCTCCAAACCTGCCGCCTCCGGGGCAGCCCCTTCAGGAAACAGGCGGCTGCGGGAGGCTCCTCACCGATCCCCAGACTGGAGCAGGAGAGGCGCCAGACCCAAGGACCAGAGCCGAGTCTCTGCAGCCGGCGGCGCCGGATGAGCCCCAGCATACTCACCACTTCGTCCCCAAAGTCCCCATTGAAGCGCAGGGAGCTGTTCAGGCACTGGCTCTCCAGGCGGCTTCTCAGCTCCTGAACCTGTTTCTTCAGCGTCTCTACTTCCTGCTGGTGGCCCGTTTCGATCTGCCGCAAGCGCTGCTGGATGGCGTCCGTGTAGACTGGCATCCCGTCATCGTCCAGGTGACTGCGAGTGGGCTGCTCCGGACTGCCAGCCACTGCTGCCTGTCTGCTTGGCTGGCCCTGCAGCCACTTGGCCTGAGCGCTCCGCAAGGGGAGCTGGGCACAGCCGCTGCTGGCAGCGGCCACCCGCCGGCTCCAGGGCCCTTTCGCCTTGCCGTGCTCTCCATCCAGACAGTGTCCGTTCGGGGCAGGGTATCTCTGGGGCACGGTCAGCCCCACGGGGCTCTCCATGGCCTTGTTCTCTAGCTCCAGGTCTCCGTTACACACAATCTCCTCTTTAGGTTCCGCTAAGGGCAAGGCACAGGAAGAAGGCATCGGGCTGTGGGAAGTCCTGGGTCCTCTAGAGCCCGCCCTGGCCCTGTCTGCCAGGTGCTCCCCATCAGCTTGAGAAAGCTCATCGTCCCCACTGTCCAGGAGGCAAGGTCTATGGCTGGGCCCTTTGGGGAGCTCATCTGTGCTCATCTCCCCTTCTCTTACTGTTTCCAcacagctctctgcagtggaggtTCTTGCTCCTGCTGGCactgctgggggtggggaggagccaTAGGGAATCTCGGGGTGCAGTGGGGATGGGTGGCTCTCTACATCCACAGCCTGTGGAGTGTCCCTGGCCCCTGGCCCCTCCCCAGGACCTTCCTGCAGGCCAGGCCTCCTAGGGGCCTCCTgggggttgctgggcagaggccCGGGCTCCTCGGGTTGCTGCCCAGGGAGATCTGCCAAGAGCTGATGTGTGCTATTTCCTGGAGAAGTCATCAGAGCTCCCCGTGTCATTTCTGGTTTCTTAGGAAGTGAGTGCTCAAGGTCCTCCCTCCTGCTCTTCTCCAGGAGAGCCCCCTCTTTGGTCTCTTCCACGTCGGCATTGCTCCTGCGGGGGGCTTCCTCCAGCACACTGTCCTCTTTAGTGGCTTCCTGCAGGATGTTTTCCATCTGCCCCTCTGCTACACCGGCAGCCACTGAGAGCTCCGCTCCCACCAAGGCCCTGCTTTGTTTGCCCAAAGTGTCCCCATCACAAGGCTCCTCCCCTGGGCTGCCCAGGCTGCTCAGCTCCAGGGAGCGCCGATGCTCTTGCCACTTCTCGTTGAGGCTAGGGTCGCTGCTGCGCCGGCTGGTGGGTGGCACATTGCTGTCACAGACTGTGGTGAGGTTGTCAAACGACCGAGTCTTTGGTAGCCTGGGAAGGGAGAACAAGGGGAAGATTAGAATTTCACTAGGGGACAGTGAGAGGCAATCACGACTAACTGGTAACTGTTCCATCACTGAGCCCATTCCAGCTTGCCAGAGGCGGGGACACCTTGGACACTGGGAGGAGCTCCTCTGGAGTTCCCCCGATTGCAGGGATTCTCACCCACCCAACAGCCAATGCCCTTCAGAAACATCCCTGATGGCTTAGTTTTATGATGCAGGTGGGCCAGTGGGAAAGAAGGCAGCAGGGAAATCTAAACAGACCACTTTGATGCCCTCCAAGTAGCAGGGAGAGGTCTGAAGGAACTCGAGACCCACCCTCCCATGGGTGGCCAGGATGAACTATAGACACTGCATCTGTCTTGCAAACCCCAATGGAATCCATTGagcaaatgggaaggggaggagagaaaagagagtggagtagggaaagggaagaggagaggtacagaggtagagagggagagggggagagaggaggagagggagagagaggaggagggagaaagagaaagagggggagagggggagaggggaagagggagagagagagagagagacagagacagagacagagagacagagagacagagagacagagagacagagagacagagagacagagagacagagagagtgctGCAGTGGCCTCAGGATCTGCTACATCATCAATATGCAGTAAGAACTACTGGGTAATTAGCTGGCCATACAACATGATAAGGACCAAAAGTTTTCAGAAACAAAGAACCTAGAAACAATTTTGTTTCAGTTGCCTCCTGGCCAATGTGAAAACCTTCTTAGTATTTCTTCCAGACCCCCAAACAGTCTCCCATATCCTGGATAATCCCAGCCTCTTTCCCTCTACATTCACACTCATATTTACACTCACACGCACTGGCCTGCCAGCCCAGGCTCACCTACTCAGAGGCTGATCTTCAGGACTGGCACCAGGGACTGGGTATGGAGCACAGGTATCATCGGCAGGTGTGGAAGGGGAGGGGCACGGTAGGTACACGGCACTCCACAGCATTAGGTTTCGCACATGGCACACTGGATATAGCACCTGAAGGGGAACAAGGGTAAGCATGTGCTGAGTAGATCTGTCAGCATCCTGATGTTCTGAAGAAAAGTCCCCAAATCAGGGAAATGGAAACTTCTATTGGACTGGAGAGAGTACTAGACTTGGGAGCCACAAGCCTCATACTCTGTTCCTGGTGTGGTCACGTACTGGCAATGTTAACACTGGGAAACCCACTTCCCTTTGAAACTGTtaaccagaaaaaaaacaaacaaaaaaaaaccttgacaCATTTCCTCTAAGATCTCCTTTTCAAGACACATAAGGAATTGAATCAGTAATGATTagagaatacaaattaaaacaactctcaggtaccactttacatctatcagattgactaaaatgacacacgacagaaaaggaaaatgaccacTGTTGTGGATATAGGAAAATTAAGGCACTAATgcagtgctggtggagttgtaaattgatccaaccagtcTGGAGAACAATTGAAACTATATCCATAGGGCTATAAATCTGTGCATACCCTCTGACCCAGTAATATCATGACTAGCTCTATgtccccaaaaagatcaaagaaagatgaaaaaactaaatatacaaaactatttctagcagctctttttgtggtggcaaaaaactggaaattgagaagatgccCAGCAACTGGAtgatggctgaataagttgttgtatatgattataatgtaatCCTATGGggttataagaaatgaagagcaagatgatttcagaaaaacctggaaagagttacatgaactgaaggagagtgaaatgagaaaaaccaggagaaaattgtgcacagtaatagcaatactgtacAGGATTATGAATGACTGAGTTATGCTGATTAAGACAATGGTCCAAGACAATTcgaaaagactcatgatgaaaaatgctctccatttCCAGAAAGAGAATTGATGGATTCTGAAGAGACTGAAGtagtttctttccctctccctctccctctccctctctccctctctctctctctctgtctcattttggttttttggtttttccTCAACATGGTTAAGGTGGaaatatatttcttgccttctgaaTGGGtagtgggaggaggaagggagcccTCACGGCTGCTCACCAAAATCCTACTAAACCTCCCCACCATCATGCTCCCCCACTCTCCACAAGGGCTCTTACAgaccttttcatccctcctcaagtCTTAggggcctccccctccccccattctctCAGCTGAGGTCCAGCAGAATGTCCTATTTTATAGGAAAAATGAAGGTCATTTGCTATGAACTCTCTTCTTCTTCACTTCACCTTCACCCAGATACCATTTCTCCTCCATCCTGTCAACTAAGCCATTTCTAGATCCTTCTTCatcctagtgccttccttctcttcAATCATGCCCCACTTCCCTTGTCTCCACAGCTTCTCTGTATGTCCTTGTTTGGTTGCTGTCTCTTATTAGACCATTAGTGAGCatctcaagggcagggactatcttcgGCCTCTTTTTGTGTCTCTAGCACTTCcaacagtacctggcacacagcaggtgcttaataaatcaatcTTTGTGGACTGCCTAACTATAAACCTTAGTGTACCAGAAAGAGTCATCTAGTCTACCAGAACTGTCCTTTCCCCTTGGCACAAAAGCTGTTCTTCCACCTAACTTCCCCCAATTCAGgtaagtctatttttacaggaTTCCTTCAGTGAATCTTGGAGAAAGGAGGCCACCTTCTCTGGGCCTGCTGCTCTCCACTAGGCTTCAGAAAGCAGGAAGGGAGTGGAAAAGGCAGGAATAGCTGGATCCCGTCTTTGTTTTGATAGCTGGGACCTAGTGATATGCCCAGCTGTCTGGCTCCTCCCATGGCCTCCAAGTAGAAACATCCTCCAAGGATAGGAGCATCATCATATCCCAATCTGCACGTGACAGAGCTCCCTCCCTTTTCTTGGCTTCAGATTATTCCAAAGTGCTGTTCCCTTTCGAAGGAGGTGAAGGTGGCTCAACTCCAAAGGGTCTGCTTAACAAActcttctcagtctctttcttgGTGCTCAAGCACACACagtgtctgtctgtccctctctcacACACAAACACTCTCAAATGCCCATGCACACACACCACAAATCACAgagacacacatgcacacacatatccACATTCTACTACACACACTCCAGACACATGCATGCGCGCACATGCACAGAATCGCTGCCTCCACATACAGCTCAATTTCTGCTTTTCATTTCAGAGATCCAAAGAGATAACTGTACATCTAACAACCTGCAGCTAGCTAAGGGGCTATGAGATCAATGCAGCAATGGGCAAAGCTCCCTCCATGCTAAGCAGGGCCTGAGGTCAGAAGCCCTTGGACAAGATTCTGGCAGAGCCCCAGGTAAAGGAAGGGAAGTAAAGCCACTGTGATGCCAGAGGCCCAGTGGTGGCATTAGCACATCTGGTGCTCTAGGCATGGATGTGCAATGTGGAACAACGGGCTACCCTTCTCCCATTAACACTAGGACAAAAAGGAGCTATTGAATAGAAGCTTCCTAAAGTGTCAGACCCTACAAACACTCACTGAGCTCTCCTGGGGTTCCAAGTGGAGAGGAAGTGGCCCAAGGAAGAGCCCCAGAACCAAACCTCCAAACCAGCCTCAGCCTATTCCCTGAGCACTGCCTGGGAGTCTCTGGGGGAAGGCCAAGACATACGCACAGTTTCTGACTGCGAA
This sequence is a window from Monodelphis domestica isolate mMonDom1 chromosome 3, mMonDom1.pri, whole genome shotgun sequence. Protein-coding genes within it:
- the LOC100030849 gene encoding myotubularin-related protein 3 isoform X1 is translated as MDEETQHSLECIQANQIFPRKQLIREDENLQVPFLELHGESTEFVGRAEDAIIALSNYRLHIKFTESLVNVPLQLIESVECRDIFQLHLTCKDCKVIRCQFSTFEQCQEWLKRLNNAIRPPSKIEDLFSFAYHAWCMEVYASEKEQHGDLCRPGEHVTARFKNEVERMGFDMNNAWRISNINEKYKLCGSYPQELIVPAWITDKELESVASFRSWKRIPAVVYRHQSNGAVIARCGQPEVSWWGWRNADDEHLVQSVAKACASDSRSSGGKILNGNCSREFSNGGDLSDVEFDSSLSNASGAESLAIQPQKLLILDARSYAAAVANRAKGGGCECPEYYPNCEVVFMGMANIHSIRKSFQSLRLLCTQMPDPGNWLSALESTKWLQHLSVLLKSALLVVHAVDRDQRPVLVHCSDGWDRTPQIVALSKLLLDPYYRTIEGFQVLVEMEWLDFGHKFADRCGHGENSDDLNERCPVFLQWLDCVHQLQRQFPCSFEFNEAFLVKLVQHTYSCLFGTFLCNNAKERGEKHTQERTCSVWSLLRAANKAFKNLLYSSQSETVLYPVCHVRNLMLWSAVYLPCPSPSTPADDTCAPYPVPGASPEDQPLSRLPKTRSFDNLTTVCDSNVPPTSRRSSDPSLNEKWQEHRRSLELSSLGSPGEEPCDGDTLGKQSRALVGAELSVAAGVAEGQMENILQEATKEDSVLEEAPRRSNADVEETKEGALLEKSRREDLEHSLPKKPEMTRGALMTSPGNSTHQLLADLPGQQPEEPGPLPSNPQEAPRRPGLQEGPGEGPGARDTPQAVDVESHPSPLHPEIPYGSSPPPAVPAGARTSTAESCVETVREGEMSTDELPKGPSHRPCLLDSGDDELSQADGEHLADRARAGSRGPRTSHSPMPSSCALPLAEPKEEIVCNGDLELENKAMESPVGLTVPQRYPAPNGHCLDGEHGKAKGPWSRRVAAASSGCAQLPLRSAQAKWLQGQPSRQAAVAGSPEQPTRSHLDDDGMPVYTDAIQQRLRQIETGHQQEVETLKKQVQELRSRLESQCLNSSLRFNGDFGDEVSSVPASESNVDQNCLSCCSREIFSEASWEQVDKQDTEMTRWLPDHLAAHCYGCDSAFWLASRKHHCRREPGDWGSLGQQVQKWRKTRARTSLRRLAFRIQSGCCCVIHFPGTVGMFSAPAAAIRRCRSPGSSSWNPVVSASLATVACSPQAPASTLNWISPSLPLPTEASAWRGPGQCPARGTLHMLGTPRGSRGPHALERGPRNHQLQGTEL